A single region of the Bacteroidota bacterium genome encodes:
- a CDS encoding LysM peptidoglycan-binding domain-containing protein, whose product MKRICVLILVLLWAWSVVGNNQVPGDSLGVKVMDGKTLVVYKMGAGETAYAVSRKYGISFKDLAAANAGVDMGALKVGQEILVPVNNGVVPTTSTAKAEPKTEPAPKVTAEKENPKPTTSNEKIVAVPVTEKKEEIKKEMEGTSAQPDKSAPAVSQTTNSESVLSTTDLNKETSTPATDKSKSFAQLYAEYMSEDMIAASEKGVATWIENNGIEAGGDRFYVLHNSAPVGSIVKIRNLMNNRIIYAKVIGSLSESEVQEKVLVKLSAGAAERLNVLDNRFVVEITYYLPDDQAMK is encoded by the coding sequence ATGAAGAGAATTTGTGTATTAATACTCGTGCTGCTTTGGGCATGGAGTGTTGTGGGAAACAACCAGGTTCCGGGCGATTCGCTTGGGGTTAAGGTGATGGATGGCAAAACGCTGGTAGTATATAAAATGGGTGCCGGTGAAACAGCTTATGCGGTGAGCAGAAAGTATGGTATCAGCTTTAAAGATTTAGCTGCAGCGAATGCGGGTGTGGATATGGGCGCATTAAAAGTGGGTCAGGAAATTTTGGTTCCGGTAAATAATGGGGTAGTTCCAACAACATCAACAGCAAAAGCAGAACCCAAAACAGAGCCTGCTCCAAAAGTAACAGCAGAAAAAGAAAATCCGAAACCAACTACTTCCAACGAAAAAATTGTCGCCGTTCCGGTAACAGAAAAAAAGGAAGAGATAAAAAAAGAAATGGAAGGCACCTCAGCGCAACCGGATAAATCGGCACCTGCTGTAAGTCAGACAACCAATTCGGAGAGTGTTTTATCCACTACCGATTTAAATAAAGAAACATCGACACCGGCAACCGATAAATCAAAATCATTTGCGCAATTATATGCCGAATATATGTCGGAGGATATGATTGCAGCATCCGAAAAAGGTGTTGCAACATGGATTGAAAATAATGGAATTGAAGCGGGTGGTGACAGATTTTACGTTTTACATAATTCTGCTCCGGTAGGATCAATCGTAAAAATCCGCAACCTGATGAATAACAGAATAATTTATGCGAAGGTAATTGGCAGTTTAAGTGAAAGTGAAGTGCAAGAAAAAGTACTCGTAAAACTCAGCGCCGGCGCAGCAGAAAGATTAAATGTATTAGACAACCGTTTTGTTGTTGAAATAACCTACTACCTGCCCGATGATCAGGCAATGAAATAA
- the bla gene encoding class A beta-lactamase, subclass A2, with translation MMFRLLFVLPFLMLFQINLNAQTDSLQKDLKQLIADKNAVVGVYIKVIETGETITLNPEYKYPLMSVFKLHLGLTVLHLIDKGELQLNQEIYINKSDLLENTWSPIRVKYPEGNIKLTIAELLQYTISESDNNGCDILLKLIGGTEVVNNYMHAIGISDVQIKVNENDMHVHPDTLYANWTKLEAAGTILQMVYAGTILKDSTNKFLLQTLTNTTTGPQRLKGMLPDTTIVAHKTGTSGENNNGVTAAVNDIGIITLPNGNHMIICVFVRNSRELFETNEKIIASVAYAAWKHFGE, from the coding sequence ATGATGTTCAGACTACTTTTTGTTTTACCGTTTTTGATGCTATTTCAAATTAACCTTAACGCACAAACCGATTCGCTTCAAAAGGATTTAAAACAATTGATTGCTGATAAAAATGCAGTTGTTGGAGTTTATATAAAAGTTATTGAAACGGGAGAAACAATTACGCTCAATCCGGAATATAAGTATCCGCTCATGAGCGTGTTTAAATTACATTTGGGGCTGACGGTTTTACATTTAATTGATAAAGGCGAACTACAATTAAATCAGGAAATTTATATTAATAAATCAGACCTTTTGGAAAACACCTGGAGCCCAATCAGAGTTAAATATCCCGAAGGCAACATTAAATTAACCATTGCCGAATTATTACAATATACCATTTCCGAAAGCGATAATAATGGATGTGATATATTATTAAAATTAATTGGTGGCACCGAAGTGGTAAATAATTACATGCATGCCATCGGAATTTCAGATGTGCAAATAAAAGTAAACGAAAACGACATGCATGTACATCCCGACACATTATATGCCAACTGGACAAAACTTGAAGCAGCAGGCACGATTTTACAAATGGTTTATGCAGGAACAATATTAAAAGATTCAACAAATAAATTCCTCCTGCAAACACTAACCAACACCACCACAGGTCCGCAACGATTAAAAGGCATGTTGCCCGACACCACAATAGTAGCACACAAAACCGGCACCTCCGGTGAAAACAATAACGGCGTAACAGCCGCAGTAAACGACATCGGTATAATTACACTCCCGAATGGAAATCACATGATTATCTGCGTGTTCGTCCGCAATTCCCGAGAATTATTTGAAACCAACGAAAAAATAATCGCCTCAGTGGCATATGCCGCCTGGAAGCACTTTGGCGAATAA
- the tnpA gene encoding IS200/IS605 family transposase, which translates to MPNTYGDIYVQVVFAVKYRRKLIDKSWKDELNKYITGIINRKGVKPLIVNAAEDHIHIFFAMKSHVVVADLVRDVKRSSTNFINDKKFLDCKFEWQSGYGFFSYSKKHVSRVYDYILNQEAHHQQHSFEEEYVELMKTNEVEFEEQFLFDSDENKGAG; encoded by the coding sequence ATGCCGAATACCTATGGCGATATTTATGTGCAGGTGGTGTTTGCGGTTAAATACCGACGAAAATTAATTGACAAATCCTGGAAAGATGAATTAAATAAATACATTACCGGAATAATTAACCGAAAAGGTGTAAAGCCACTGATTGTAAATGCTGCGGAAGATCATATCCACATATTTTTTGCCATGAAATCGCATGTTGTGGTTGCTGATTTGGTGCGGGATGTAAAACGTAGTTCAACGAATTTTATTAATGACAAAAAGTTTTTGGATTGCAAGTTTGAATGGCAAAGTGGTTACGGATTTTTTTCGTATTCAAAAAAACATGTTAGCAGAGTTTATGACTATATCTTAAATCAGGAAGCACATCATCAACAACATTCTTTTGAGGAGGAATATGTTGAATTAATGAAAACTAATGAGGTGGAATTCGAAGAACAATTTTTATTTGACTCCGATGAAAATAAAGGTGCTGGTTAA